TCCCGACGTCGTTCCACCTGCTCGACGGCTTGCTGCTGCTCCCGTCGTCGGTCAGCGAGTTCGAGGCGGAGCTGCGCAAGGCCGTCGGCGCCACCGTGGCGGACGTGATGACGTCCGACCCGGTCACCGTCGATGCCGGCGCGTCCATGGAGGACGTCGCGACCATGATGGTCGACCGCGAGGTCGGCAGGATCCCCGTGCTCGACTCCGGCCGCCTCGTCGGGATCGTGTCCAAGTCCGACCTCGTCCGAGCGCTGGCGTCCGAGGAGTAGCCATGCCCTACCTGCGGCCCGCGTGGGCCGAGGTCGACACAGGAGCGGTCACCGCCAACGTGCGCGCGCTGCGCGCGTGCGTCGGTTCGGGCGTGGCGTTCATGGCAGTCGTCAAGGCCGACGCCTACGGACACGGCGACGTGGAGTGCGCGCGCGCCGCGCTCGCCGGCGGGGCCGACCGGCTCGGGATCGCCACCATCGAGGAGGGCGTTCACCTCCGCGAGGCG
This portion of the Actinomycetota bacterium genome encodes:
- a CDS encoding CBS domain-containing protein, translating into MTQLTARDVMTPDPVTVGPGLAVKEAARLMAEHRVGALPVMEGDRIVGLVTEDDLIMQDVKVEFPTSFHLLDGLLLLPSSVSEFEAELRKAVGATVADVMTSDPVTVDAGASMEDVATMMVDREVGRIPVLDSGRLVGIVSKSDLVRALASEE